The region AGTTTTTTAGGGCTCCTCGCACATGTTTCTCTTCATTTGCTCTGTCCGCTTCGTCCGTGACCACGCTGTACATGCGATCAAACAAGGTTCGGACTACATCCATTTTCTGATGGAGAGGGTGTTCTGACTTAAAACtgagatattggtcagtgtgggtTGGTTTCCTGTATACCAGGAGCTTTACCGAACCATCAGGTTTCCGGACAATTAGCGTGTCAAGAAATggaatttttccttctttctcttcTTCATAGGTGAATTTTATACTGtctgttttgttttcaaataaataatatatgaaatactgcatttttaaatCAGATCCATGTGTTTGTGATTCAGACTACTTCTAATGTAAAATGTTATTATCCACAACAAGTGGAAAACCATAGCAGATTATGGGTTGTTTTATCAACGCAGATAATTATgcttttaatattaaatttggCAATAATGCTTCCAAAAGCATACACCACAGTACCAACTAGGAAATAACAAAACAGGTACTGTGTTATTGGGGAAAATTGGATAAGCATTCAAAGCCTTGAGTATATGCCGATATTTCATTTGCCTGAATCCAGGTGTTTGTGACTCAGACTACTTCTAATGTAAAATGTTATTACCCACAACAAGTAAAAACCATAGCAGATTATGGTTTGTTTTATTAACGCAGATAATTGTGTTTTTAATAATTAAATTTTGCAATATGCTTCCAAAAGTATATACCACAGTACCAACTATATACCAACATAATTAACCAAACAGGTATTGTGTTATTGGCAAAACTTGGAAGaaatctaagcattcaaaattgtgAGTACATGCCGATATTTTGTCCTAATTTTCACTTTGGTATTACTTTTAAATAAATGATTAGTTTTATGAATGAAACATGCTTTTTTCAATAAGTATTAGGTATAAATTGAAATGAGAAACTATCGGCCTGTAACATTAACATAGGGGCATAGTTAACGTTATATATCGACCTGTAACATTAACATAGGGGCATAGTTGACGTTATATATCGACCTGTAACATTAACATAGGGGCATAGTTGACGTTATATATCGGCCTGTAACATTAACATAGGGGCATAGTTGACGTTATATATCGACCTGTAACATTAACATAGGGGCATAGTTGACGTTATATATCGACCTGTAACATTAACATAGGGTCAAAGTTGACGTTATATATCGACCTGTAACATGAACATAGGGGCATAGTTGACGTTATATATCGACCTGTAACATTAACATAGGGGCATAGTTGACGTTATATATCGGCCTGTAACATTAATATAGGGGCATAGTTGACGTTATATATCGGCCTGTAACATTAACATAGGGGCATAGTTGACGTTATATATCGACCTGTAACATTAACATAGGGGCATAGTTGACGTTATATATCGACCTGTAACATTAACATAGGGGCATAGTTGACGTTATATATCGACCTGTAACATGAACATAGGGGCATAGTTGACGTTATATATCGACCTGTAACATTAACATAGAGGCATAGTTGACGTTATATATCGACCTGTAACATTAACATAGGGGCATAGTTGACGTTATATATCGACCTGTAACATTAACATAGGGGCATAGTTGACGTTATATATCGACCTGTAACATTAACATAGGGGCATAGTTGACGTTATATATCGACCTGTAACATTAACATAGGGGCATAGTTGACGTTATATATCGACCTGTAACATTAACATAGGGGCATAGTTGACGTTATATATATATCTTTACGATCTGCCGTATCTCACAGTGTCTGTAAATACATTATAAATCAGAACCAGCATTTTGACTTGTGAGATTCAGCTCAAATCACGCCGTGTGTATGATTACGCTCCTTTTAATATAACGTAATAATCATGCTAATGTCGTATTCTGATTGAGGAAAATCGTAAATGCATTTTGTAAGTCACAAAATATTGGTAACAACCACTTTTAAACACAATTAAAATGTAATTGGAAACATATTCAGCTATCGGCATCATTTGATTGCATATCTCATGGTAATTAATTATGTAAAACAGAGTGCAAAGATATATATGTAAATATGTTCCACATTGGATTCCGCGTAAACAGCCTCCCAAAAATGTACATATTGTcaaataaataatacatgtataatattatgaGATACTGCATTTTTTATGTCGGAGCCAGGTGTAAGTGACTCGGTCTActttcaaagtaaaattattattGTCCACAACAAGTGAAAACCATAGCAGATTTTAGTTGGTTGTACATATATATAGTCAGATAACCTACTGTTTGAATACTTTCGAATCGATCTGCTTCCAAGGATAAAACACAGTACCGGTTAGTAATTACTATGTAATTTTATGTTTGTTGTGTGAGAGTATAATACTTGACCATTATCAGCACAATAAAGTAAATACTTCAAGATCTGATCTGCATTCATAAATAAATTGTAAAGATAATACCTGACATTAAATCAAAACAAATCCTGTCTCTTGAATGTTTGACTTGAGGtattctgcaaaaaaaaatgccGTCTGTATGAATACGAACCATACAATTTGATAACCTCAATCATTCTGTAATGACGCGTGCTGATTGGAACAATTACAGTATATTCTTTGTAACTCATTTTGCTTTAATCATGCTGTCTACTTCCAAAGTGCAGCAAAAAATGTGGTATCTGCAAGCACAAATCACGTCTGGCACTGCCTTTTACGTATTACTGCTTCCAAAGTATTAAAAACGGTATTTTCTGGCAACTATTGATAAACAGATAAGCAGATACATTCGTTTTTACTTTGAGGACAAAATGCGGGTAGAGAATAAATACATACATGCATAGCTATGATATATGTTAACACTTAATACTGGCAATTACAGGCTCTATAACGTACTCAATTGATACACGATGTCACATATCTGGCAATTTACCAATTTTAGATTGAAAGTACTGATGACAATTTGCAGCATACATGGTTTTCATGATCCAAGCAATTACGGTTTTACATGTAGTCAACCAAAACCATATGTATTCTATGAGTAAGCTCATTTCTGTTTTGAGTGTATGTGATTTGCACTATTCTGTGTCTATATTGCTTTGCATTGCGTTCTATAAATAACAGATGTTATTTATGTGATCTAGTACATGTTAATTTTATCTCCCACCTACATGCTGGATTGTGGATTCTTGCAAATGACTAATACAAGTCCATGGTATTATTTTCTTACTTCTTCGCTATTACTGTATACTTACAGTTTGCGTTTATACACACAATAATTACAACttctaataacattttttttctctTATTTGTTTATTTCAGATGATTACCCGTACTTCTCATTGAACTAGCTTTGGAAAATGCCGTTTTACTGCAAATAATGGATATAAGAGGACGAGCATAAACTGCCTCACCAATCAATGGGATGTAACAAAAAACACGATCGGCCATATCAGCAAACCAGgatgtttttattttgaataaCATTGCATCTTATATCAGTGCATGAATGTAGAAAAAAGGACATCGTAATGCCTGATTAAATATATATCTTCGCAAAAGCACTTTCAGTATGTCTTTACATTTCATACCTGTACGTTATATTGGTTACAAATTGTGTAGGTCATGATATTAACAAATAATTCACtatttgcattattttataaTACCATCATCATTATTCACTAGTTAAAGACAACATAAACGCGTTGCCATTTTGAGGGCGCTTGTAATAAACAAGTGTTGCCACGATGGATGCAGCAACATCGACTATGCAAGCTTTGCTTGAAAATTATACACTTTCTACGGACGGTGTGAACACGACGGGTGTGACACCCGTGCCGTACACCATGAATGACACACCGTTTACAACACACCGTGCGGAAACACGGGGGCAATCTCCACCACGGGAGAACCCGTCCGAAATATGTCCATCTGTTGGAGATATCATGAATATGAACGATGAAGATAACAACATCACTGGGATGATAATGCTGGAACCAAGCGCTAATATATTATCACCGATCATCATGTTTGCTGTTGGATTTATGGGGAATGTTATTGCTATTGGATGTTACGAGTGCTCTGGTAGACGACATCAAAAGATTGCGTTTTATGGATTAATTAAAGGCATGTTCATTACCAATCTGGCAGGCTACGCATCTGTTTACCCGTTTATGATAACCGCTCATTTGAGGGGGTTAATATGGTGGGGAGGTGACATGTCCTGTGACTTTCATGGTATGTCTGTTCTGTCGTTTCTTCTCGCTACTGCTTTCCTAACAGGAGTCTTAGGATTTGAACGCTTCCTCGCAGCTTGTAAACCCTCCGTGTATGCAAAACGTTTAGAACGTCGTAAAGTTCCATACTTAATAACTCTCATCTGGTTATTTGCTGTATTTACCGCTTTTTTACCTATCATTGGTTTTGGAAGAATGACGCTTCAATACCCGAACACATGGTGTTTTATTGATTGGAGAAATGACAGCACCGTAGGAAAATTATATACGAGTATATTAGCTGCTCAACTGGGAGGTGTAATGTTTGTGATATTCTGCCTGGGTCTTGGAGCCACCTTATTCGCATTGAATAAGTGTATCATAGAATGTAAACTTAAATCTAGTGTCGTGGAAATACAACGTGGGGATGCTGTTAGAGCATTACATGTTCGAAGAACTAAAAAACGGAATAATGGAGCCATATTGTGGTTGACTATACAATTTGATGTGATAGCTATCCTACTGATGACTTGCTATGTTCCCGTTGTGGTGAGTATATATCATTTTCTTTCATTTATGGAAAGGATATAAagattaattttatttgtttatacttTGTTTTAACATTGACCTAACAGAGGGGCCAGGCTCGAATCCCGGTTGGGAGAGAAAGTGTCAACGAGTTCACTCGAGGTCACCACTTAACCACTTGTAATTAACGCGTACACACACGTGCATTTCGACTGTTCAGTGctgaagtgggtaagtgtaatagctatGCTGTGAacttttggcaatttacacacagtatattgtactcatctacacatggcagctacacatggcagcacttacccacttctggcactgagcagtcgataaagACACTTTATTGTTCCATATGCACACACCTACATACACCCTTCAACTTTAGTATGAGCTGTTGGTTCCAATATCTGCTATTGTACATAAACAATGGGTAACTCAATACAACACAATGTGTAAGTATTGCCGAGAGTGGTAAAAtcgcattttttattttaattttaagaaCCCATGCATGAACACCTATTGACGGGATAAATACCATTACTTTCACACCATATATACCAATAAATCTACACACAGACCTCCACCACCTTTTACACACCTGCAACGCCCTACTAGCCCCATAAACCGGTACCGCGCTACTCACAAAATGTACACCTAACGTAAGGCATATCAATTCAATTAACATAAAGTGTGTCAAAACCTTAATGTAATTCGTTGAAGTGGTTAAACAGCCTGATCATTGAACAAAGTGACAAACATGACAATGTTacaacattaaatatacaaatagCATTTTATGATTTTACGAATATTGCACACAGAAACAAACCCACCCCACACAAAACTGTACCCGTACTTGTAACCTATCTCGCCCACTACaacacccacacccacacacatgAACAAAGCAGTTCAATATATACGTACAATTTTTGTTTAGTTTCTTGCTCGAAACTACCATTCATTATTGCAAAACAATTTACCATTTTGAAGAGAGAATAAAGTTCTACGTACATGTTTAATATTTCAAATTGCCTTTAGATTGCGGGTGTTTAAATAACGACATTTTCCTGCACATTGTTTAAAAGGAAAACTTACGCCATTGTGCTCAGCCTTAACACATTGAACTTGTACAATGTAAATTGCTATATCAAAACTAATGTACTGTTTCTTTCGACGTCTAAAAAGAACTTGATGATGTAACGTGTCAGTCGCGCCCCTCTTATACTCTACGAAGTAATTAATTAAACTATTTAGACAAGCATAGACGGTGTAATCATTATTAGGTATTTCACTCAAGTCCTTTCAACAACAGCATCTCTAAAAAGGTCTGGCTGTAAGCTACTGAAATATCTCATCGCCGAACGTAGGTGTAGTCGCCATAACAATACGAATAATGGCAGTATCATAATATGGCTAAACTATACAACCAGGGACGCTAGATATTGAGATAATATCGCAtaaatgtttaaataatttaCCTAGATATGGGTTAATATATGGGCCTAGATAGACTCATtatgaaaatattgatatttggaaACTAGAAAATATAGTGTGTGTCAGATTCGTTCTATTATGCTAACCCTCCTCGTGCGAGTCGTGCTCgggaagaacgttttaaaaactttatCACATTATCCAACTCAAAAGAAATAGcaatatacaaaaaaatccatatcattgTTTATGAAAATACATGTCAAAAATTaaaggaagaaacaaaatcaaaagtatgGAATGGAGCAGacggcaacttttgaatttgcaatttccttgggtttttggatcatcgtgtctttatttcttgaacgatttcaaaacaaaaaatgaggtcttaaatccgagctaaaagatgcagctatgaCATACATCTTTCTTTGCTTAGGATATACAGATGTGGACATAACTGGAGGTAGGTGTTGAATCAGTCTCTCATTAATGTTTGAATGTATTACAGGCGGATgcgctcatcacctgtgtatgtgtgcaaacATGATATAGATTGActataataccgctcttttcaaagaaactaatcttacaggtgctagtgatcagcatgatgtgaaagTTCTAAAGAATTACGATGCAAGTCTTTATCCATGTTCCTTGATAATATATGTGCAATACAGAGGAACAGCGTAACGTTCTGTGCAGGGCagtacattcaaaaatagtacattcataaacccattgctatggtaattaacctGTTACGTCACTTCTTCTAAaggttaattaattaaattaaggtAATGTGCCCTGCAATGGgtatttccagttgaaatccaatacACACTATACTATGGGCAATATATCACTTTCATGTCTCATACAGTGCggatagatttcaaatagagtcacccattcaggtaaccccattagaaattcacactcccattgTAGAATGTTACGGTCCTCTCTTCCATAGAGGCTGTGTGgatggaatatcccaatatacGCATGTTTAAAATCTTAGTGTCCGTAGCATACCCCCATGcagactgtcaacatttgacaaccaattgcctcAGGCGAATGTCACTTCCTAGCTATAAACTACATGGCTGACGACCTCAGGGGGCTCCAGCTATAAAAATGAGATAATGCAAACTATGTTTAAGGGACTTAAGCAAATCTGTACAGTTGGTTAAATGGTTAATAAATTATTGCTAGAAAGCCCTTAAAATTAAATCGATTAATAGTAATAAGACAACAAAAAGGTCTACTCAATTCACTTggaattaataggcctatatgctcgGGCATAAAGAAATAAAATTGGTCTCTCTTATTTATTGCGGGGGTTAGTTACTTCATTAGTACATATTCTACAAGTGCATAAGTTTTGAGGGGTTTAATACGTGTGGTTTGAGAGTGACGGGTGGAGGTACCATATTTTTGGGGCAGATTTTTTTTAATCAGTCTGCACTCAAAGTAAACACACTTATCTGTTTGCAATAAGCAGAGCAGTAAttgtatttttactttttgagggcAGAGATGACTGTACATAAACTGACTTTCTCTTCACCCCTTTAATGTTATATTCAAAATAGAAAATTACAATTTATATCAGTATGTTGAAAAATGCCTCAAACACAcgaaaactattttttttttaaacttcgatGTCATACTTAAATTAGAAATGAAAATTTATATTAGTATGTTGAAAAATGCCTCGAAAACACAAATCAACCTTCgatgtcatattgaaaatatatagAAATGAAAATCTATAGTATTAGTAGGTAGAAAATGCCTAGAATAGATTTGATGATTTTTTCCTTGTGTTGAAAGAAGAATAAAATGGGTAATGGGAGCTTCCGTTCAAAATCTTACCCATTATCTGCTGAATAAGATGGAACACACCAACGAACGTGATGTTTTATATTTTAACATCATTGGTTATCATTGCAACTGAAAAGTGATCTTAACACGTAAAATAATGGGAGATTGGGTTTCAGAAAATCGCTGTCATTTTCGAGAAAATTCTTCgaacattaatgtttttttaaatgtttttttccaTCAAATCCGAGCCACAATCTATTGTAATGGCGGCGACACGCGTACTTTAAATCATGTATATTCTGTATCATGTTACTACATGAATGTCGCGAAATCCGTCATTATTTTGTCACATAATACAACGTCAAATTCATTAGCAGCACTCCCACAAGCACTCTTTGCCTCGGGTGCTAAACTACGGATAAATCCATGCACACAACAaggtaaaaataatattttaaaaaacaaccCATACTTTTCTTTCTTAGTTTTCCCATAACTATCTTAAAACATAATGCTTGATATGTTTGTACTCAATCGAGTGCAATGTGTACGACTCACATAATCCATAACAATGAGCAACTTCTTCATATATATGTTGTTTAATTGCACTAAAGTTATATGCTTCCTTTCTCTGGGCTGAGAAGGGTTACTGCTTGTGCGGGGTAAGTGGCGAATTCCTTTGGTTAACGTACGTCAACCGATGAGTTTCCTTTGGTACAACGTGAGGATATTTGAGTCGAAATATCCGTTGATAAGCTGTTTATGCAGGTGCTGGAGATGGTATTAATAGTTATTCGTCCCCTTATATCAAAGTTTGTTTTGGGTTTTCTCAGTGGCATAACGTTTTGGGGTTTGCCAGTGGTATACATTACGTTCCTGCAGTGCTTATAGTTATTTCTTACTTGGAATTATAACCGAAAAACAACTGTTCCAAAAGGGGTCAAATGATGAGCAGATCATGGAAGACATTTccagaaatttgaaaataatcCACTATTTTATGCCAAAATGATGGACATGTGGCTCTTTTATATTGTGGTGCAACATTGATAAGAATACTCTTAGTCAAATGAAATCAAGAAAACACAATAACATTTGGGGATCATAATCAGGTTCTCATGCAAATCAGGGGTCATTAATTTTAAGAAAcaagaaaagtgtttttttttttttctacttctTCTAAACCAAAAGGTTGTACACAGTTATCATACATTAATTCTCACGTATTTAGGTTTATCGGATCACCATACCTAGCAAATACAaacatgttcttaaaacgttaattccaaatgttttaataatatttaaatgtcgggttacacaAAATTCATGaacacatttttaaaactttattgtaaaatagtttgggcaaacatttttgcaaaatatttttttcaacagttaaataacatcctgttagaatgttttgtatcgcgttttcaaaaatattttatgaatgttaATGAACGTTTGTATACCATTTATCTAACCcgcatttaaaaaacattttctgtaaaacgttgtgtgttatTGCTTGGTACATATACCATTTACAAGTAAGTAACCTTTATAGTACAAATTATACTACATTTCACTCTGGAGACAGACTTGCTTGAATCATCTTCTGCAAAGTAATACTAGTATTGCACATACTACATTTTCTCCAGAAGACAGAACTCCAAAAACTTATTATTATAACCCACATAATATGTCTTTGTCCCTGTGGTATTCAACCTATCATAAAATGTTAATTCGATATACCGTATGTTGCACACTATAAGCAGGGAATTGCGACTATAACTGACCCATAAGGTTGACTGACTTAGGATATTAACTAATAAATTTAGTAAGGATGAGTAACTTTTGAGCTCAATTAATAGTCCGATCGCTTGAGTGATGGCTTTATGGTCAGTAAGCTCATAACGATTCAACAATGACTACATCTTTCTCAAGCAATTGGAATTTCGACTGGCTCTGTCAAGGAACTTCATTAGACAACCGTAGTTCAAAATGTTTGGCCTCAATTTTGTGGATTATGAGTTTCTATACACAAACACCGCGTAAAATGCCATAATTGTGTGCATATTGCTTGTGCAAGCATATTGGAATTATCGTCCAAATCAGAGATTTTTCCACTCGATTGGTGTTGATATACATGTTAAGCGTTAAGATCGAACACGATTTCTGTTTCAAATTTGCTTtcatataaaaacaacaacaacacaataaCAGTTATTCTGTTGACAATGTCCTTAACTTATAAGTCAttccataaaaaaaaatggtattttttacTCCTTTGCATGTAATCACTGATGGTTCCAACCGGGTACTTTGTGTATTCAGACTACATAGCTGTAAATGTAGCTCCATGGTACATTGGTACTGACGGCTGGACGTGTCTGATCCATCGGTGCTGACATTATCCACCTAGATGGTCCGTGCAAACGACAACACCTGCCTCTGTAGTTACTACATTTTACTCCGCAAGACAGAACACCCAAGATTCATTATAAAAACCTACATAATAAGTCTGTGTCCCTGTGGTATTCAAGCtattataaaatgttaatttGAGATACCGTATGTTGCACACTATAAGCAGGGAATTGCGACTATAACTGACCCATAAGGTTGACTGACTCAGGATATTAACTAATAAATTTAGTAAGGATGAGTAACTTTTGAGCTCAATTAATAGTCCGATCGCTTGAGTGATGGCTTTATGGTCAGTAAGCTCATAACGATTCAACAATGACTACATCTTTCTCAAGCAATTAGAATTTATACTGGCTCTATCAAGGACCTCCATTAGACAAACGTAGTTTAAAATTTAGCCTCAAGTTTGTGGATTATGAGTTTCTATACAAAATCACTACGTAAAATGCCATAATGTGAGCATATTGCTTGTGCAAGCATATTGAAATTAAAGGTATTAtcgtcaaaatcagagattttacTCTCGATTAGTGTTAACATACATGTTAGGTGTTAAGATCGAACACGATTTCTGTTTCAAATTTgcttttatgtaaaaaaaaacacaatggcAATTCTGTTGACTATATCCTTAGCTTTTAAGTcatccttattttatttttactcctT is a window of Amphiura filiformis chromosome 2, Afil_fr2py, whole genome shotgun sequence DNA encoding:
- the LOC140146535 gene encoding prostaglandin E2 receptor EP3 subtype-like, yielding MDAATSTMQALLENYTLSTDGVNTTGVTPVPYTMNDTPFTTHRAETRGQSPPRENPSEICPSVGDIMNMNDEDNNITGMIMLEPSANILSPIIMFAVGFMGNVIAIGCYECSGRRHQKIAFYGLIKGMFITNLAGYASVYPFMITAHLRGLIWWGGDMSCDFHGMSVLSFLLATAFLTGVLGFERFLAACKPSVYAKRLERRKVPYLITLIWLFAVFTAFLPIIGFGRMTLQYPNTWCFIDWRNDSTVGKLYTSILAAQLGGVMFVIFCLGLGATLFALNKCIIECKLKSSVVEIQRGDAVRALHVRRTKKRNNGAILWLTIQFDVIAILLMTCYVPVVLRITQNVHGMPLDNYATFKAMHMAEYYPAGIPWLYLLLHQQFWLRITRPYRDQSDDHLPEQVPTSEPNSPTANRQTTYSTANRPECASTLPTNDQSMSYMNNVKNNNASQNTLQYPAALHDGIVDVEAFREMLKRKQTRKDVNNFRHVQLDEITPLRWDGEFLSRDAEPYEQRTPQNSPTNNAFCPRHPPLTAKAHVHPQPRVHKVECDALMTIMDCNETTENNGVAENKMESTL